The following proteins are encoded in a genomic region of Candidatus Eremiobacteraceae bacterium:
- a CDS encoding ABC transporter permease has protein sequence MATSPKLQTDPPLPSSLLPHAALALEDEYARDRHLTWKKFQRHRLALAGAVVLTLIVIGAVFAPFLTHFDPNAIDNAWQGSPLAPGVAGHWLGTDEIGRDLWARLLFGGRISLTIGLTAVVIEVLLGTFIGALAGYFGGWVDGVLMRITDAFLCIPLLPLLLVLTAIVAAESTRAALNFESIVLIIGFLSWMPVARLVRGSFLSLREKEFCEAARAIGSGNFRIMFRHLLPNAMAPIIVQATLDVANVIILESVLSFLSFGIQPPTASWGSMLANAQENITIAWWAAVYPGLCIFVTVLAINYMGDGLRDALDPNVR, from the coding sequence ATGGCCACATCACCGAAGCTGCAGACAGATCCGCCGTTACCCTCCTCGCTGCTGCCGCACGCGGCGCTCGCACTCGAGGACGAATATGCGCGCGACCGGCACCTGACATGGAAGAAGTTCCAACGCCACCGCCTAGCATTGGCCGGCGCGGTCGTGCTGACGTTGATCGTCATCGGCGCCGTCTTCGCGCCATTCCTCACGCATTTCGACCCTAACGCGATCGACAACGCGTGGCAGGGCAGCCCGCTTGCGCCCGGCGTGGCCGGTCACTGGCTCGGCACCGACGAGATCGGCCGCGATCTTTGGGCGCGGCTGTTGTTCGGCGGGCGAATCTCGCTGACCATCGGATTGACCGCCGTCGTCATCGAAGTGCTGCTCGGCACGTTCATCGGCGCGCTCGCCGGCTATTTCGGCGGCTGGGTCGACGGCGTGCTGATGCGCATCACCGATGCGTTCCTATGCATTCCGCTGCTGCCGCTCTTGCTCGTGCTCACGGCGATCGTGGCTGCGGAATCCACCCGCGCGGCGCTCAACTTCGAATCGATCGTGCTCATCATCGGATTCCTCTCGTGGATGCCGGTCGCGCGCCTCGTGCGCGGATCGTTCTTAAGTCTGCGCGAGAAAGAATTCTGCGAGGCGGCGCGCGCCATCGGCAGCGGAAATTTCCGGATCATGTTCCGCCACCTGTTGCCCAACGCCATGGCGCCGATCATCGTTCAAGCGACGTTGGATGTCGCCAACGTCATCATCCTTGAATCGGTGCTGTCGTTCTTGAGTTTTGGCATCCAGCCGCCGACAGCATCATGGGGCAGCATGCTCGCAAACGCTCAAGAGAATATCACCATCGCATGGTGGGCCGCGGTCTATCCGGGACTGTGCATATTCGTGACGGTGTTGGCGATCAACTATATGGGAGATGGTCTGCGCGACGCACTAGACCCGAACGTCCGGTAA